Proteins found in one Triticum aestivum cultivar Chinese Spring chromosome 4D, IWGSC CS RefSeq v2.1, whole genome shotgun sequence genomic segment:
- the LOC123097805 gene encoding elongation factor 1-alpha: MGKEKTHINIVVIGHVDSGKSTTTGHLIYKLGGIDKRVIERFEKEAAEMNKRSFKYAWVLDKLKAERERGITIDIALWKFETTKYYCTVIDAPGHRDFIKNMITGTSQADCAVLIIDSTTGGFEAGISKDGQTREHALLAFTLGVKQMICCCNKMDATTPKYSKARYEEIVKEVSSYLKKVGYNPDKVPFVPISGFEGDNMIERSTNLDWYKGPTLLEALDQINEPKRPSDKPLRLPLQDVYKIGGIGTVPVGRVETGVIKPGMVVTFGPTGLTTEVKSVEMHHESLLEALPGDNVGFNVKNVAVKDLKRGFVASNSKDDPAKEAANFTSQVIIMNHPGQIGNGYAPVLDCHTSHIAVKFAELVTKIDRRSGKELEALPKFLKNGDAGIVKMIPTKPMVVETFATYPPLGRFAVRDMRQTVAVGVIKGVEKKDPTGAKVTKAAIKKK, translated from the exons ATGGGTAAGGAGAAGACTCACATCAACATCGTGGTCATTGGCCACGTCGACTCTGGCAAGTCGACGACCACTGGCCACCTGATCTACAAGCTTGGAGGCATTGACAAGCGTGTGATCGAGAGGTTCGAGAAGGAAGCCGCTGAAATGAACAAGAGGTCTTTCAAGTACGCCTGGGTGCTTGACAAGCTCAAGGCCGAGCGTGAGAGAGGTATCACCATCGATATTGCCCTCTGGAAGTTTGAGACAACCAAGTACTACTGCACCGTCATTGATGCCCCTGGTCACCGTGACTTCATCAAGAACATGATCACCGGTACCTCCCAGGCTGACTGTGCTGTTCTCATCATCGACTCCACCACTGGTGGTTTTGAGGCTGGTATCTCCAAGGATGGCCAGACACGTGAGCACGCCCTCCTTGCTTTCACtcttggagtgaagcagatgatctGCTGCTGCAACAAG ATGGACGCCACCACTCCCAAGTACTCGAAGGCTCGTTACGAAGAAATTGTTAAGGAGGTCTCTTCGTACCTGAAGAAGGTCGGCTACAACCCTGACAAGGTTCCCTTCGTCCCCATCTCTGGGTTCGAGGGTGACAACATGATTGAGAGGTCCACCAACCTTGACTGGTACAAGGGCCCAACCCTGCTTGAGGCACTTGACCAGATCAACGAGCCCAAGAGGCCCTCAGACAAGCCCCTCCGTCTTCCCCTACAGGATGTTTACAAGATTGGTGGCATTGGAACTGTGCCTGTTGGCCGTGTTGAGACTGGTGTCATCAAGCCTGGTATGGTTGTTACCTTTGGTCCCACTGGTCTGACAACTGAGGTCAAGTCCGTTGAGATGCACCATGAGTCTCTCCTGGAGGCGCTTCCTGGTGACAACGTTGGCTTCAACGTCAAGAACGTTGCCGTGAAGGATCTGAAGCGTGGGTTTGTTGCATCCAACTCCAAGGATGACCCTGCCAAGGAGGCAGCCAACTTCACCTCCCAGGTCATCATCATGAACCACCCTGGTCAGATTGGCAACGGCTACGCCCCAGTGCTGGACTGCCACACCTCACACATTGCTGTCAAGTTTGCTGAGCTGGTGACCAAGATCGACAGGCGGTCTGGTAAGGAGCTGGAGGCCCTGCCCAAGTTCCTCAAGAATGGTGATGCTGGCATAGTGAAgatgattcccaccaagcccaTGGTTGTGGAGACCTTTGCCACTTACCCTCCTCTTGGTCGTTTTGCTGTCCGTGACATGAGGCAGACTGTGGCTGTTGGTGTCATCAAGGGCGTTGAGAAGAAGGACCCAACCGGGGCCAAGGTGACCAAGGCTGCCATCAAGAAGAAGTAA